The Scomber japonicus isolate fScoJap1 chromosome 13, fScoJap1.pri, whole genome shotgun sequence genome includes a window with the following:
- the LOC128370888 gene encoding claudin-4-like: MGGQGRQIGGLALCMMGILGVSLTCGLPLWRETSFVGANIVTAQSVWDGLWLHCVVQATGQMQCKTHTTPNTLTADIQAGRALILISILAGFLGFIISLLGGGVANCSGTPPDPAEPPSSSNGRKKACLLGGVLCVLSAILCLVAVSWSAARTISIYNDPFIAAALRREVGSSIYIGWASSVLLLLGGALICFVCGEKERSPPLYRSYSNTELSDYSSRMSTQRSDVIRSNNRYAPNTMVERVDQVYSPLNKANSGAGLYYQPR; this comes from the exons ATGGGGGGGCAGGGCAGGCAGATCGGGGGCCTGGCACTGTGTATGATGGGCATTTTAGGAGTGagtttgacatgtggactgccGTTGTGGCGTGAGACATCTTTCGTTGGAGCCAACATTGTAACTGCACAATCG GTGTGGGATGGTCTGTGGTTGCATTGTGTCGTCCAGGCCACAGGTCAGATGCAGtgtaagacacacacaacacccaACACTTTGACTGCTGACATCCAGGCTGGACGTGCCCTCATATTGATCTCCATCCTCGCCGGCTTCCTGGGCTTCATCATTAGCCTCCTGGGTGGAGGTGTGGCCAATTGTAGTGGGACTCCACCTGACCCTGCTGAGCCTCCGTCCTCTTCTAATGGCAGAAAGAAG gCATGTCTGCTGGGTGGAGTTCTGTGCGTGCTGTCTGCCATCTTGTGCCTGGTTGCAGTCAGCTGGTCAGCAGCGAGAACCATCTCAATCTACAATGACCCTTTCATTGCTGCGGCCTTAAGGAGAGAGGTAGGCTCTTCCATCTACATAGGCTGGGCCTCGTCTGTGCTGCTCCTGCTCGGTGGGGCTCTGATCTGCTTCGTCtgtggagagaaggagagatcaCCGCCTTTGTATCGCTCCTACAGCAACACAGAACTCAGTGACTATTCATCCCGCATGTCCACACAGAGGTCTGATGTCATAAGATCTAACAATCGCTATGCACCGAATACGATGGTAGAGCGTGTAGACCAAGTGTACAGTCCACTTAATAAAGCTAACAGTGGGGCTGGACTGTATTATCAACCACGTTAA
- the LOC128371256 gene encoding uncharacterized protein LOC128371256 isoform X1 has protein sequence MVSGGRQILGMALAFIGFVGSIIICGLPNWKVTAFIGANIITAQVIWEGLWMNCVTQSTGQMQCKVYDSLLALPQDLQAARALVILAIITGVFGILLSIVGGKCTNFVEEERQKCKVAIAAGVIFIIAGLLVLIPVCWTANTIIRNFNNVALINLQRSSLHLYIMASMGMQMLASALCLLGWAGVIISCIMPMWRVTAFVGSTIVTSQTIWEGIWMTCVVQSTGQIQCKPYESLLALGADLQAARALTVLAIVTGGVGLILAFIGGKCTRFMDGEGSRMKSKVAIAAGTVLIVTGLLCLIPTSWTAGAVVRKFYSAAIDAQRREIGACLYIGWGASILLILGGGLFISSACPIKAHNEDKNPSVRYLVVRSDGPSQAGSQRSRIPSAKSQPVGAVFTRPQSYEGAPTKSQSYTRPPWEDVPEQDSRQESERSWAPSTKSQMKRPGSTKSEESDALSTKSQLKQAEMEETLSDSVKNDNDDASSNPARTYL, from the exons ATGGTATCTGGAGGAAGACAGATTCTTGGTATGGCCCTGGCCTTCATTGGCTTTGTGGGGAGCATCATCATCTGTGGTCTGCCCAACTGGAAAGTCACAGCCTTTATTGGTGCCAACATCATCACAGCTCAAGTGATCTGGGAGGGCTTGTGGATGAACTGTGTGACCCAAAGTACAGGCCAGATGCAGTGCAAAGTCTACGACTCTCTCCTGGCTTTACCTCAAGACCTGCAGGCTGCTAGAGCACTGGTCATCTTGGCCATCATCACCGGGGTCTTTGGGATCCTTCTTAGCATCGTTGGCGGCAAGTGTACCAACtttgtggaggaggagaggcagaaaTGCAAAGTAGCCATTGCTGCTGgagtcatcttcatcatcgcAGGCCTGTTGGTGCTTATTCCTGTGTGCTGGACAGCCAACACCATCATTCGTAATTTCAACAATGTTGCGCTAATCAAC CTACAGAGATCTTCTCTACACCTTTACATCATGGCCTCCATGGGGATGCAGATGCTGGCCAGTGCCCTGTGCCTGCTGGGTTGGGCAGGGGTCATCATCAGCTGCATAATGCCAATGTGGCGAGTCACAGCCTTTGTGGGCAGCACCATTGTCACCTCTCAGACCATCTGGGAGGGCATCTGGATGACCTGTGTGGTCCAGAGCACAGGGCAGATTCAGTGTAAACCGTATGAGTCTCTCCTTGCTCTAGGTGCTGATCTGCAGGCCGCCAGGGCTCTCACTGTCCTTGCAATTGTTACTGGTGGTGTAGGCCTAATTCTGGCCTTCATTGGTGGGAAGTGCACTCGCTTCATGGATGGAGAAGGAAGCAGGATGAAGAGCAAGGTGGCCATAGCAGCAGGGACGGTGTTGATCGTCACAGGGCTGCTGTGTTTGATCCCCACATCATGGACGGCTGGCGCGGTCGTGAGGAAGTTCTACAGCGCCGCCATAGATGCTCAGCGCAGGGAGATTGGAGCCTGTCTCTACATTGGCTGGGGAGCGTCCATCCTGCTTATTCTGGGAGGGGGTCTGTTCATCAGCTCAGCGTGTCCCATCAAAGCACACAATGAAGACAAGAACCCCTCTGTCCGCTACCTGGTAGTCCGCTCCGATGGGCCCAGTCAGGCTGGTTCTCAACGCAGCAGGATACCATCAGCAAAGTCTCAGCCTGTTGGAGCAGTTTTCACCAGGCCTCAAAGCTATGAAGGAGCACCCACTAAGTCTCAGTCATACACAAGGCCTCCCTGGGAGGATGTGCCTGAGCAGGACTCGAGGCAGGAGTCAGAGAGATCATGGGCACCATCAACAAAGTCTCAGATGAAAAGACCAGGCTCGACAAAGTCAGAAGAAAGTGATGCTCTTTCTACAAAGTCTCAGCTGAAACAAGCAGAGATGGAAGAGACTTTATCAGACTCAGTCAAGAATGACAATGACGACGCATCCTCAAATCCAGCAAGAACATACTTATAA
- the LOC128371260 gene encoding claudin-4-like, with translation MRTQLVGVCLAIIGFLGTILICGLPMWKVTAFVGANIITAQVFWEGLWMNCVIQSTGHSQCKAYDSVLALPQELQASRALICVSIAVSVVAIGLTVVGARCTNFYRDDWRTKSNVGVSGGVVFIIAGLLCIIPVSWSAHSIITGFYNPLATSERRGELGASIYVGWASGALLVIGGGVLCSTYRC, from the coding sequence ATGCGGACTCAGCTCGTTGGTGTTTGTCTGGCAATCATTGGCTTTCTTGGCACCATTCTTATCTGTGGACTGCCCATGTGGAAGGTGACTGCCTTTGTCGGGGCAAACATTATTACTGCTCAGGTGTTCTGGGAAGGTTTATGGATGAACTGTGTGATCCAGAGCACAGGTCACTCACAGTGTAAGGCCTACGACTCCGTTCTGGCTTTACCACAAGAACTGCAGGCCTCCAGGGCTCTGATCTGTGTCTCCATTGCTGTCAGTGTGGTGGCCATTGGGCTCACTGTGGTCGGGGCCCGTTGCACCAACTTCTATCGTGATGACTGGAGGACCAAATCCAATGTTGGCGTGTCAGGAGGTGTGGTGTTTATAATCGCGGGGCTGCTGTGTATCATTCCTGTCAGCTGGTCAGCTCACAGCATCATCACAGGTTTCTACAACCCCTTGGCTAccagtgagaggagaggagagctggGGGCGTCCATATATGTGGGCTGGGCATCCGGAGCTCTGCTCGTCATTGGTGGAGGGGTGTTGTGTAGCACCTACAGATGCTga
- the LOC128370887 gene encoding LOW QUALITY PROTEIN: claudin-like protein ZF-A89 (The sequence of the model RefSeq protein was modified relative to this genomic sequence to represent the inferred CDS: inserted 1 base in 1 codon), with protein MASAGLQILGIFLAAIGFLGDIIICALPMWKVSAFIGSNIVTAQVFWEGLWMNCVKQSTGQMQCKVYDSMLALPRDLQAARALVVISILVALMGILLALAGGKCTNCLDDEVAKSRVAIAAGVFFIVGGXPVPDPCVLVCQ; from the exons ATGGCATCTGCAGGTCTTCAAATCTTGGGCATTTTCCTGGCAGCCATTGGGTTTCTGGGAGACATCATCATCTGTGCCCTGCCCATGTGGaaggtgtcagctttcattggGAGCAACATTGTGACAGCGCAGGTCTTCTGGGAGGGCCTGTGGATGAACTGCGTGAAGCAGAGCACTGGCCAGATGCAGTGCAAGGTCTACGACTCCATGCTGGCTCTACCACGAGACCTACAGGCCGCCCGAGCCCTGGTTGTGATCTCCATCCTTGTTGCCCTCATGGGAATCCTGCTCGCTCTCGCAGGGGGAAAGTGCACCAACTGCCTTGACGACGAGGTGGCCAAGAGTAGGGTAGCAATTGCTGCAGGGGTATTCTTCATCGTCGGTG ATCCTGTGCCTGATCCCTGTGTCCTGGTCTGCCAATGA
- the mettl27 gene encoding methyltransferase-like protein 27 yields the protein MMSAVTNTFENVKAVILSAHKSTTSRDKVDFYNTWAENYDQDVDILDYRAPSLAANSIFSHFTGDREAALVLDVACGTGLVAKQMKKHGFGHFVGIDGSEAMLELARGTELYQDLKLCMLGEEPLPVQCGLFDVVVIVGALSVGQVPVGVVRELCKSTKSGGCVCMTTRSNHDNLEYKAALDRELKQMEEEGLWSCVEVTEVEDWERAVSEQEDGYISGSVYLYKKLQQ from the exons aacacatttgaaaatgtgaaagCGGTTATCTTATCAGCACACAAGAGCACCACCTCAAGAGACAAGGTCGACTTCTACAACACCTGGGCAGAGAACTACGATCAG GATGTGGACATTCTGGACTACCGTGCACCAAGTCTGGCAGCAAACAGCATCTTCTCACATTTCACTGGTGACCGGGAAGCAGCTCTGGTGCTGGATGTGGCCTGTGGCACAGGACTGGTAGCCAAACAG ATGAAAAAACATGGATTTGGACATTTTGTGGGTATTGATGGAAGCGAGGCAATGTTGGAGTTGGCCAGAGGGACTGAGTTGTATCAGGACCTCAAGCTATGCATGCTTGGAGAGGAGCCACTACCTGTCCAGTGCG GTCTGTTTGATGTGGTTGTGATTGTTGGAGCACTGAGTGTCGGTCAGGTACCAGTTGGTGTGGTCAGAGAGCTCTGCAAATCCACCAAATCAG GTGGCTGCGTTTGCATGACAACCAGGAGTAACCATGACAACCTGGAATACAAAGCTGCTCTGGACCGTGAGCTGAagcagatggaggaagaggggcTGTGGAGTTGCGTAGAGGTCACTGAGGTGGAAGACTGGGAGAGAGCGGTATCAGAGCAGGAGGACGGCTACATATCGGGCTCTGTGTATCTCTATAAGAAACTTCAACAATAG
- the LOC128371256 gene encoding claudin-4-like isoform X2: MSNLQYACLQILGMALAFIGFVGSIIICGLPNWKVTAFIGANIITAQVIWEGLWMNCVTQSTGQMQCKVYDSLLALPQDLQAARALVILAIITGVFGILLSIVGGKCTNFVEEERQKCKVAIAAGVIFIIAGLLVLIPVCWTANTIIRNFNNVALINAQKRELGASLYIGWATAGLLFLGGGLLCSSCPPAEENSYDVKYSKARSVESNKIYV, translated from the exons ATGTCCAATTTGCAGTATGcttgttt ACAGATTCTTGGTATGGCCCTGGCCTTCATTGGCTTTGTGGGGAGCATCATCATCTGTGGTCTGCCCAACTGGAAAGTCACAGCCTTTATTGGTGCCAACATCATCACAGCTCAAGTGATCTGGGAGGGCTTGTGGATGAACTGTGTGACCCAAAGTACAGGCCAGATGCAGTGCAAAGTCTACGACTCTCTCCTGGCTTTACCTCAAGACCTGCAGGCTGCTAGAGCACTGGTCATCTTGGCCATCATCACCGGGGTCTTTGGGATCCTTCTTAGCATCGTTGGCGGCAAGTGTACCAACtttgtggaggaggagaggcagaaaTGCAAAGTAGCCATTGCTGCTGgagtcatcttcatcatcgcAGGCCTGTTGGTGCTTATTCCTGTGTGCTGGACAGCCAACACCATCATTCGTAATTTCAACAATGTTGCGCTAATCAACGCCCAGAAGAGGGAGCTGGGGGCTTCACTGTACATCGGCTGGGCCACTGCAGGGCTGCTGTTCCTTGGTGGAGGCCTCCTCTGCAGCTCCTGTCCCCCCGCAGAAGAGAACAGTTATGATGTGAAGTACTCCAAGGCTCGCTCTGTGGAGAGCAACAAGATCTACGTTTAG